Within Leptospira brenneri, the genomic segment AACCATTGCGGTAGTATACATAAGTGACATTGGGTTGGTAAGAGAGTAGGGCTGAGTTCATCCTTTCTGGTCGGACATCAAAATTCCCTTCTGGATTTCGGTAAGGGTTAGTTGTCGCAAAAGGAATGACTGGTGAAAAAATCTGAATCCCCGCAATGGGGTCATCTGATTTGGGAAGTTTGCCGTCATATCCGAGTTCGAGTTCTTTTGGGAATCGGAAGGGGATTAGAATCGCCAAATTTCCGTTATGTGATCCTCCCACTTGGAATAAAGAAGCTCTTGGGTCGGAAAAGGAATAACTGGAAAAAAAAGGCAAACCTTGTGCTAAAAGAGTTAGGCTTGTCATAGAGACAAGAAAGGTAATGATAACTGTCTTTTTAAGCATCTAAAAGCATTTCTGCCTGCTTTTCCTTAGTTTGGCAATGAAATTTGCTTTCCTCCCTCTCTTTTTTTGTTATAAGTTTTATCAATGAATGAAAATGATACCAAGGTTGAACAATTTGGTCCTTGTACCATCCCAAACCCAGCAGGGTATGACTACTGGACGGAAGACAATTCCGTCGTTCTTTTCCAAACGATATTTTCCGGTCCCGAAGACGCTAAAAAAACCGTAGAAACTAGCCCCGTATTCTTTGAACAAGCTGGCCCGAAAGAAAAGATCTACTTTCGCCCCGAAGAAGTCACGGCGGGAATCGTCACTTGCGGGGGACTTTGCCCAGGAATCAATGACGTGATCCGTGCTCTGGTGATGGAGCTACATTACCGGTACAAAGTGCCCCGAATTTTGGGATTTCCTTTTGGGTATGAAGGTTTAGTGAAAAAATTCGGTCATCGGCCTGTGGAACTCACCCCGGATAAAGTGGCCCATATCATGAACTTCGGTGGTTCCATTTTAGGATCTTCTCGAGGGAACCAAAACATTGGAGATATGGTGGATACACTCTTTCTCTATGGGGTGAAGATGTTATTTTGTATTGGGGGTGATGGAACCCTTCGCGGTGCCGAGGCTATCCAAGAAGAAGTTCGCAAACGGAAAGAAGACATCGCCATTGTTGGGATCCCTAAAACCATTGATAATGATATTAACTATGTCCAAAAAACTTTTGGATTCTCGACTGCTTTTAGTAAGGCGGTCGAAGCAGTGAATTGTGCTCATGAAGAAGCAAATGGTGCACCCAATGGAATTGGTCTTGTGAAATTAATGGGAAGGCATTCTGGTTTCATTGCTGTGAACTCAGCATTAGCTTCCAAAAACGTAAACTTTGTCCTCATTCCAGAACTTGATTTTGATTTAGAAGGAGAGGGGGCTTTTCTTCCTGTCCTCAAAGAACGAGTACAAAAAAGAGGGCACGCTGTTGTGATTTTGGCAGAAGGTGCAGGTCAAAAGTTTTTTGAAGACAAAGGGGAAAAAGACCAGTCGGGTAACAAGAAGTTGGCGGACATTGGTATCTTTATCAAAGATAAAATTACGGAATACTTCAAAAAAGAAGGGGTCACACTGAATTTAAAATACATTGATCCCAGTTATATCATTCGGTCCGTTCCTGCCAATGCCGAAGACTCTGTGTTCTGTGGTTTTCTTGCTCAGAATGCAGTACACGCTGCTTTTGCGGGTCGGACAGGCTGTGTGGTAGGGATTTGGAACAATGTTTTTACGGTGATGCCAATCTCACTTGCCATTGCGGAAAGGAAGGTGTTACGTCCAGAAAGGAGTACTTTGTGGCGGGCTCTCCTTGCGTCCACCGGACAACCCAATGTGATGAAGGCGAAGGGCTGATCTTTTAGATCAGCTGTTCTCTACTTTTTTCTGAAACTTAAGGATGTTATCTCGGATTTCTTCCTCTTTTTTATGGAGTTCTTTTAAGAACTCCGTATCCAAAATCATCTCTGGTTTTTTGATGAACTTACTTTCGTCATAGTTATCAATTTCATACAAGAGATCTTCGATATTGGATTCTACTTTGACAA encodes:
- a CDS encoding ATP-dependent 6-phosphofructokinase; its protein translation is MNENDTKVEQFGPCTIPNPAGYDYWTEDNSVVLFQTIFSGPEDAKKTVETSPVFFEQAGPKEKIYFRPEEVTAGIVTCGGLCPGINDVIRALVMELHYRYKVPRILGFPFGYEGLVKKFGHRPVELTPDKVAHIMNFGGSILGSSRGNQNIGDMVDTLFLYGVKMLFCIGGDGTLRGAEAIQEEVRKRKEDIAIVGIPKTIDNDINYVQKTFGFSTAFSKAVEAVNCAHEEANGAPNGIGLVKLMGRHSGFIAVNSALASKNVNFVLIPELDFDLEGEGAFLPVLKERVQKRGHAVVILAEGAGQKFFEDKGEKDQSGNKKLADIGIFIKDKITEYFKKEGVTLNLKYIDPSYIIRSVPANAEDSVFCGFLAQNAVHAAFAGRTGCVVGIWNNVFTVMPISLAIAERKVLRPERSTLWRALLASTGQPNVMKAKG